In Pleuronectes platessa chromosome 4, fPlePla1.1, whole genome shotgun sequence, the following proteins share a genomic window:
- the znrf3 gene encoding E3 ubiquitin-protein ligase znrf3 isoform X2, whose translation MHPLGLCNNNDEEDLYEYGWVGVVKLEQPELDPSCLTVLGKARRAVQRGATAVIFDVSENPDAIDQLNQVAEDPLKRPVVYVKGNDAVKLMNIVNKQKVARARIQHRPPRPTEYFDMGIFLAFFVVVSLVCLILLIKIKLKQRRSQSSMNRMAIQALEKMETRKFKAKGKGQRESSCGASDSLSSSSTSDCAICLEKYIDGEELRVIPCAHRFHKKCVDPWLLQHHTCPHCRHNIIEQKKGNPGAACMDPGNPVHARQRVVLPVHYPGRVHRAGQVTAYPTRTSMDPHGNAITVLTVDQHPDPQGLYPAQSTSAFLRSYHPTLHLDHSLNPHHCGLEHRGPPAYPAQPHHAAFKRPKFHGRNFSRAACFSQYETMYQHYYFQGLTFPQQPEAGQVPAVVGHLGGAGAHKGHHSRAFQQGLLYPTVVHMAPASSSRVGDAGSSSGLSCYHGHRSVCSGYLADCPGSDSSSSSSGQCHCSSSDSMLDCTEVSNQGVYGSCSTFRSSLSSDYDPYVYRSKSPCRGSAGEGGAAACTTVPAEDSSHAPSGHDCLQLPPGASGYNSGDHLSNCSLEPNYSSRSSLEPRENNTSTTSAGAAEATGADRGKGAQEDSGEIGAAACSCCFEVLPPNVECTGQDSDQAGPLASGRCHRGLDFQSSASKNFFAPEHMCPPSEQVSYEGLPCCFYKEMKVHRATAGCYTEDYAVNVQYAHADSDACTGQGCCELNQRIPIIPEDTDCELGPGAETKSSLLPISVTVDAEVRTGEQHEPSEGFFPSGQFRGRPFPQEEETRALFHPQLSASPAACGSSTSTNEGGLGI comes from the exons CTCAACCAGGTGGCCGAGGATCCTCTGAAGCGGCCGGTGGTTTACGTGAAGGGAAACGACGCCGTCAAGTTGATGAACATCGTCAACAAGCAGAAAGTGGCTCGTGCTCGGATTCAACATCGACCACCGAGG CCCACGGAATACTTCGACATGGGAATCTTCCTGGCTTTCTTTGTGGTGGTGTCGCTGGTTTGCCTCATTCTGCTCATCAAGATCAAACTCAAGCAAAGGAGGAGCCAG AGCTCCATGAACAGAATGGCCATCCAGGctctggagaagatggagactcGCAAGTTCAAGGCGAAAGGAAAGGGGCAGCGCGAGAGCAGCTGCGGAGCGTCTGATTCgctgagcagcagctccacctcgGACTGCGCCATCTGTCTGGAGAAGTACATCGACGGGGAG GAGCTGCGGGTGATTCCCTGTGCTCACAGGTTTCATAAGAAGTGCGTGGACCCCTGGCTGCTGCAGCACCACACCTGTCCCCACTGTCGACACAACATCATCG AGCAAAAGAAGGGGAATCCAGGGGCAGCGTGCATGGACCCTGGGAACCCGGTGCACGCCCGGCAGCGGGTGGTGCTGCCGGTCCACTACCCGGGCCGGGTGCACCGAGCCGGCCAGGTGACCGCCTATCCAACCAGGACCAGCATGGACCCCCACGGCAACGCCATCACAGTGCTCACCGTGGACCAGCACCCGGATCCCCAGGGTCTGTACCCAGCCCAGTCCACGTCTGCCTTCCTGCGGAGCTACCACCCCACCCTCCACCTGGACCACTCGCTCAACCCCCACCACTGCGGCCTGGAGCACCGCGGCCCCCCCGCCTACCCAGCACAGCCGCACCACGCTGCTTTTAAACGACCCAAGTTCCACGGTCGAAACTTTTCCCGAGCAGCCTGCTTCTCGCAGTACGAGACCATGTACCAGCACTACTACTTTCAGGGGCTGACTTTCCCTCAGCAGCCCGAGGCCGGCCAGGTGCCCGCGGTGGTGGGGCACCTGGGCGGGGCCGGGGCCCACAAGGGCCACCACAGCAGGGCCTTCCAGCAGGGGCTGCTGTACCCCACAGTGGTGCACATggcccctgcctcctcctcgaGGGTCGGTGACGCCGGCAGCTCGTCCGGTCTGAGCTGTTACCACGGCCACCGCTCGGTGTGCAGCGGTTACCTTGCCGACTGCCCCGGcagcgacagcagcagcagcagctcgggtCAGTGCCACTGCTCCTCCAGCGACTCCATGTTGGACTGCACTGAGGTCAGCAACCAGGGGGTGTACgggagctgctccaccttccgCAGCTCGCTGAGCAGTGACTACGACCCGTACGTCTACCGGAGTAAGAGTCCGTGTCGGGGCTCtgccggggaggggggggccgCGGCTTGCACCACCGTCCCCGCGGAGGACTCGTCCCACGCTCCCTCGGGACATGACTGCCTCCAGCTCCCTCCTGGAGCGTCGGGATATAACTCGGGGGACCATCTCTCCAACTGCAGCTTGGAGCCCAACTACAGCAGTCGCTCATCACTGGAACCCAGGGAGAACAACACCAGCACTACCTCAGCCGGCGCTGCCGAAGCTACGGGAGCAGACCGGGGGAAAGGGGCCCAGGAGGACTCGGGGGAGATCGGGGCCGCGGCTTGTAGCTGCTGCTTCGAGGTGCTCCCCCCCAATGTGGAGTGCACGGGGCAGGACTCGGACCAAGCTGGGCCTCTGGCCTCAGGACGCTGTCACAGGGGGCTGGACTTTCAGAGCTCAGCCTCCAAGAACTTCTTTGCTCCCGAGCACATGTGTCCTCCTTCAGAGCAGGTGAGCTACGAAGGGCTTCCCTGCTGCTTCTACAAAGAGATGAAGGTCCACCGGGCCACAGCAGGGTGCTACACTGAGGACTACGCTGTCAACGTGCAGTATGCACATGCAGACTCGGATGCCTGCACTGGACAGGGCTGCTGTGAACTCAACCAGAGGATACCCATAATTCCCGAGGACACAGATTGTGAATTGGGTCCAGGAGCAGAGACCAAGAGCAGTTTACTGCCCATCAGTGTCACGGTGGACGCAGAGGTGAGGACAGGGGAGCAGCACGAGCCCAGCGAGGGCTTCTTCCCCTCAGGACAGTTTAGAGGTCGGCCATtccctcaggaggaggagaccagggCTCTGTTCCACCCGCAGCTCTCTGCCAGTCCCGCTGCGTGTGGAAGCAGCACTTCAACGAATGAGGGCGGTCTGGGTATATGA
- the znrf3 gene encoding E3 ubiquitin-protein ligase znrf3 isoform X1, whose product MHPLGLCNNNDEEDLYEYGWVGVVKLEQPELDPSCLTVLGKARRAVQRGATAVIFDVSENPDAIDQLNQVAEDPLKRPVVYVKGNDAVKLMNIVNKQKVARARIQHRPPRQPTEYFDMGIFLAFFVVVSLVCLILLIKIKLKQRRSQSSMNRMAIQALEKMETRKFKAKGKGQRESSCGASDSLSSSSTSDCAICLEKYIDGEELRVIPCAHRFHKKCVDPWLLQHHTCPHCRHNIIEQKKGNPGAACMDPGNPVHARQRVVLPVHYPGRVHRAGQVTAYPTRTSMDPHGNAITVLTVDQHPDPQGLYPAQSTSAFLRSYHPTLHLDHSLNPHHCGLEHRGPPAYPAQPHHAAFKRPKFHGRNFSRAACFSQYETMYQHYYFQGLTFPQQPEAGQVPAVVGHLGGAGAHKGHHSRAFQQGLLYPTVVHMAPASSSRVGDAGSSSGLSCYHGHRSVCSGYLADCPGSDSSSSSSGQCHCSSSDSMLDCTEVSNQGVYGSCSTFRSSLSSDYDPYVYRSKSPCRGSAGEGGAAACTTVPAEDSSHAPSGHDCLQLPPGASGYNSGDHLSNCSLEPNYSSRSSLEPRENNTSTTSAGAAEATGADRGKGAQEDSGEIGAAACSCCFEVLPPNVECTGQDSDQAGPLASGRCHRGLDFQSSASKNFFAPEHMCPPSEQVSYEGLPCCFYKEMKVHRATAGCYTEDYAVNVQYAHADSDACTGQGCCELNQRIPIIPEDTDCELGPGAETKSSLLPISVTVDAEVRTGEQHEPSEGFFPSGQFRGRPFPQEEETRALFHPQLSASPAACGSSTSTNEGGLGI is encoded by the exons CTCAACCAGGTGGCCGAGGATCCTCTGAAGCGGCCGGTGGTTTACGTGAAGGGAAACGACGCCGTCAAGTTGATGAACATCGTCAACAAGCAGAAAGTGGCTCGTGCTCGGATTCAACATCGACCACCGAGG CAGCCCACGGAATACTTCGACATGGGAATCTTCCTGGCTTTCTTTGTGGTGGTGTCGCTGGTTTGCCTCATTCTGCTCATCAAGATCAAACTCAAGCAAAGGAGGAGCCAG AGCTCCATGAACAGAATGGCCATCCAGGctctggagaagatggagactcGCAAGTTCAAGGCGAAAGGAAAGGGGCAGCGCGAGAGCAGCTGCGGAGCGTCTGATTCgctgagcagcagctccacctcgGACTGCGCCATCTGTCTGGAGAAGTACATCGACGGGGAG GAGCTGCGGGTGATTCCCTGTGCTCACAGGTTTCATAAGAAGTGCGTGGACCCCTGGCTGCTGCAGCACCACACCTGTCCCCACTGTCGACACAACATCATCG AGCAAAAGAAGGGGAATCCAGGGGCAGCGTGCATGGACCCTGGGAACCCGGTGCACGCCCGGCAGCGGGTGGTGCTGCCGGTCCACTACCCGGGCCGGGTGCACCGAGCCGGCCAGGTGACCGCCTATCCAACCAGGACCAGCATGGACCCCCACGGCAACGCCATCACAGTGCTCACCGTGGACCAGCACCCGGATCCCCAGGGTCTGTACCCAGCCCAGTCCACGTCTGCCTTCCTGCGGAGCTACCACCCCACCCTCCACCTGGACCACTCGCTCAACCCCCACCACTGCGGCCTGGAGCACCGCGGCCCCCCCGCCTACCCAGCACAGCCGCACCACGCTGCTTTTAAACGACCCAAGTTCCACGGTCGAAACTTTTCCCGAGCAGCCTGCTTCTCGCAGTACGAGACCATGTACCAGCACTACTACTTTCAGGGGCTGACTTTCCCTCAGCAGCCCGAGGCCGGCCAGGTGCCCGCGGTGGTGGGGCACCTGGGCGGGGCCGGGGCCCACAAGGGCCACCACAGCAGGGCCTTCCAGCAGGGGCTGCTGTACCCCACAGTGGTGCACATggcccctgcctcctcctcgaGGGTCGGTGACGCCGGCAGCTCGTCCGGTCTGAGCTGTTACCACGGCCACCGCTCGGTGTGCAGCGGTTACCTTGCCGACTGCCCCGGcagcgacagcagcagcagcagctcgggtCAGTGCCACTGCTCCTCCAGCGACTCCATGTTGGACTGCACTGAGGTCAGCAACCAGGGGGTGTACgggagctgctccaccttccgCAGCTCGCTGAGCAGTGACTACGACCCGTACGTCTACCGGAGTAAGAGTCCGTGTCGGGGCTCtgccggggaggggggggccgCGGCTTGCACCACCGTCCCCGCGGAGGACTCGTCCCACGCTCCCTCGGGACATGACTGCCTCCAGCTCCCTCCTGGAGCGTCGGGATATAACTCGGGGGACCATCTCTCCAACTGCAGCTTGGAGCCCAACTACAGCAGTCGCTCATCACTGGAACCCAGGGAGAACAACACCAGCACTACCTCAGCCGGCGCTGCCGAAGCTACGGGAGCAGACCGGGGGAAAGGGGCCCAGGAGGACTCGGGGGAGATCGGGGCCGCGGCTTGTAGCTGCTGCTTCGAGGTGCTCCCCCCCAATGTGGAGTGCACGGGGCAGGACTCGGACCAAGCTGGGCCTCTGGCCTCAGGACGCTGTCACAGGGGGCTGGACTTTCAGAGCTCAGCCTCCAAGAACTTCTTTGCTCCCGAGCACATGTGTCCTCCTTCAGAGCAGGTGAGCTACGAAGGGCTTCCCTGCTGCTTCTACAAAGAGATGAAGGTCCACCGGGCCACAGCAGGGTGCTACACTGAGGACTACGCTGTCAACGTGCAGTATGCACATGCAGACTCGGATGCCTGCACTGGACAGGGCTGCTGTGAACTCAACCAGAGGATACCCATAATTCCCGAGGACACAGATTGTGAATTGGGTCCAGGAGCAGAGACCAAGAGCAGTTTACTGCCCATCAGTGTCACGGTGGACGCAGAGGTGAGGACAGGGGAGCAGCACGAGCCCAGCGAGGGCTTCTTCCCCTCAGGACAGTTTAGAGGTCGGCCATtccctcaggaggaggagaccagggCTCTGTTCCACCCGCAGCTCTCTGCCAGTCCCGCTGCGTGTGGAAGCAGCACTTCAACGAATGAGGGCGGTCTGGGTATATGA
- the coq5 gene encoding 2-methoxy-6-polyprenyl-1,4-benzoquinol methylase, mitochondrial codes for MAAPCRVPQLLRASFGRFSGVAASARSFSGDGKTHFGFETVPEEEKAKRVYKVFENVAQKYDVMNDAMSLGVHRLWKDALLHAMHPQPGARLLDVAGGTGDIAFRFLEYVRSQQQRRERRAARSMQTQSWQDISSSYGTEGEDGPREDGPRESRAVVCDINKEMLKVGKQKADSTGTSAGLSWVVGDAEELPFDDEQFDIYTIAFGIRNVTHIDQALQEALRVLKPGGRFLCLEFSKVTNPVLAKLYDAYSFQMIPVLGEVIAGDWKSYQYLVESIRKFPDQEEFKRMIEDTGFYCAQFHNLTGGVVALHSGFKL; via the exons ATGGCGGCGCCCTGCAGAGTCCCTCAGCTGCTCCGAGCTTCCTTCGGGAGATTCTCCGGAGTCGCAGCTTCAGCTCGAAGTTTCAGCGGAGACGGAAAAACTCACTTCGGCTTCGAGACGGTTCCGGAGGAGGAGAAAGCGAAGCGAG TGTATAAGGTGTTTGAGAACGTGGCTCAGAAGTACGACGTCATGAACGACGCGATGAGTCTCGGGGTTCATCGTCTGTGGAAGGACGCGCTGCTGCACGCCATGCACCCTCAGCCCGGGGCACGCCTCCTGGATGTGGCGGGTGGAACAG GGGACATCGCCTTCCGTTTCCTGGAGTACGTTCGATCCCAGCAGCAGCGGCGAGAGCGGCGCGCGGCTCGGTCCATGCAGACGCAGTCGTGGCAGGACATCTCCAGCAGCTACGGCACGGAGGGCGAGGACGGGCCCCGGGAGGACGGGCCCCGGGAGTCCAGGGCGGTGGTGTGTGACATCAACAAGGAGATGCTGAAAGTGGGCAAACAGAAAGCTGACAGCACGGGCACCAGTGCTG gtCTGTCGTGGGTGGTGGGGGACGCAGAGGAACTTCCCTTCGACGATGAGCAGTTTGACATTTACACCATCGCCTTCGGCATCCGCAACGTCACTCACATCGATCAG gCACTGCAGGAGGCTCTCCGGGTCCTGAAGCCCGGCGGCAGGTTCCTGTGTTTGGAATTCAGCAAAGTGACGAATCCCGTGTTGGCAAA GCTTTATGACGCGTACAGTTTCCAGATGATCCCGGTTCTGGGAGAAGTGATCGCTGGAGACTGGAAGTCGTACCAGTATCTGGTGGAAAGTATTCGCAAGTTTCCTGATCAG gaggagttCAAACGGATGATTGAAGACACAGGATTCTACTGCGCTCAGTTCCACAACCTCACCGGCGGAGTGGTGGCTCTTCACTCCGGCTTCAAGCTGTGA
- the kremen1 gene encoding kremen protein 1, which translates to MDILEDIEKYCPQTPNSRKKKIAEEALNRRRVIQIASESLPGNLGCFKDSGDPPTLSGTSETSNKLTIQNCISFCRKQRYKLAGMESGYACFCGNEGDLPAQDESPSMECNHVCFGDHTQPCGGDGWVIIFDTRVGACGGNYSAPSGVIYSPDFPDKYGAGRVCYWTIQVPGASAILFNFTFFDISDQTDMVELLDGYTNQVVARFDWRSPPRELVNVTGDSVVLYFYSDRTNQAQGFALLYQALRSQDTRTMEAEGDEEEGEDVSSTAGPQLAAGGGGGVTERSNSTSNGRSSHILYVITSSPGKPEHNMPGQWAGRGETTGHSAMWTIYALAGLLILTVIAMVAKLLLHITVKSPNIPTVSGSDSCSQSTASSEPWIILYRPSTISLFKKKLKNHHGDLSPLVGN; encoded by the exons atggacatcctagaggacaTAGAGAAATATTGTCCTCAGACTCCCAACAGccgaaaaaagaaaatagcCGAGGAAGCTCTTAATCGCCGGCGTGTGATACAGATTGCATCGGAGTCGT TGCCCGGGAACTTGGGCTGCTTCAAAGACAGCGGCGACCCCCCCACCCTGTCAGGCACCAGCGAGACCTCCAACAAACTCACCATCCAGAACTGCATCAGCTTCTGCAGGAAGCAGAGATACAAG CTCGCCGGCATGGAGTCCGGGTACGCCTGCTTCTGTGGCAATGAGGGGGACCTGCCCGCCCAGGACGAGTCCCCGAGCATGGAGTGTAACCACGTCTGCTTCGGGGACCACACCCAGCCCTGTGGCGGCGACGGCTGGGTCATCATCTTCGATA CCCGAGTCGGCGCCTGCGGTGGAAACTACTCCGCCCCGTCCGGAGTGATCTACTCCCCCGACTTCCCCGACAAGTACGGGGCCGGCCGGGTCTGCTACTGGACCATCCAGGTCCCCGGGGCCTCCGCCATCCTCTTCAACTTCACCTTCTTTGACATCTCCGATCAGACGGAcatggtggagctgctggacggCTACACCAACCAGGTGGTGGCACGCTTCGACTGGCGCAGCCCCCCCCGGGAGCTGGTGAACGTCACGGGCGACTCCGTGGTGCTCTACTTCTACTCCGACCGCACCAACCAGGCCCAGGGGTTCGCTCTGCTCTACCAAG CTCTGAGAAGCCAGGACACCAGGACCATGGAGGCCgagggagatgaggaggagggcgaggacGTCTCCAGCACGGCCGGGCCTCAGCTGGCggccggcggcggcggcggcgtcaCCGAGCGATCCAACAGCACCTCCAACGGGCGCTCCTCCCACATCCTCTACGTGATCACGTCCAGCCCCGGGAAGCCGGAGCACAACATGCCAGGTCAGTGGGCTGGACGCGGAGAGACCACCGGCCACAGCGCTA TGTGGACCATCTACGCTCTGGCCGGCCTCCTCATCCTGACCGTCATAGCCATGGTGgccaagctgctgctgcacatcacAGTCAA gtctcCCAACATCCCGACGGTCAGCGGCTCCGACAGCTGCAGCCAGAGCACGGCGTCCTCCGAGCCCTGGATCATCCTGTACCGACCCTCCACCATCTCCCTCTTcaagaagaagctgaagaacCACCACGGCGACCTCAGCCCCCTGGTGGGCAACTAG